The following are encoded in a window of Novosphingobium sp. THN1 genomic DNA:
- a CDS encoding DUF3237 domain-containing protein, with amino-acid sequence MSGKVYLAVIVAALSTSVAFGQSGPSAPAPSLTYAFTVTATLAPPVEQGEVDTARKRFIAITGGTVSGPALSGEVLPGGGDWQAILPGGLTSIEARYFLKAADGTVIEVTNPGVRTATPEVIEKLAKGEAVDPSAYYFRTTPRFSVKPGAYDWLRRKVFVARGIRKPDGVVIDFYTVE; translated from the coding sequence ATGTCGGGCAAGGTCTATTTGGCAGTTATCGTGGCAGCGCTGTCGACCTCGGTGGCATTCGGGCAAAGCGGCCCTAGCGCACCTGCACCTTCACTGACTTATGCCTTTACCGTAACCGCAACACTCGCGCCTCCCGTGGAGCAGGGCGAGGTGGACACGGCCCGCAAGCGCTTCATTGCCATAACCGGCGGCACGGTCAGCGGCCCGGCGCTGAGCGGGGAAGTGCTCCCGGGCGGCGGCGATTGGCAGGCGATCCTGCCCGGCGGACTGACCTCGATCGAAGCACGCTACTTCCTGAAGGCTGCCGATGGGACCGTGATCGAAGTGACCAACCCCGGAGTTCGCACGGCCACGCCCGAGGTGATCGAGAAGCTCGCCAAAGGCGAAGCGGTAGACCCATCCGCCTACTACTTCCGCACGACGCCGCGCTTCTCGGTCAAGCCCGGAGCGTATGACTGGTTGCGGCGCAAGGTCTTCGTAGCGCGCGGCATCCGAAAGCCTGATGGCGTGGTGATCGACTTCTACACGGTGGAGTAA
- a CDS encoding bifunctional rhamnulose-1-phosphate aldolase/short-chain dehydrogenase: protein MNAHTPITAALPFAVPASRWDDAVASQLSPAELLLYRSNLLGSDLTVTNFGGGNTSAKLEEVDPLTGEKVEVLWVKGSGGDIGSMKLDGFATLYQAKLLGLEAHYSGPDDDDKMVGFLPHCTFNLNGRAASIDTPLHSLLPFAHVDHVHPDAIIALAASSGGEAATQEIWGGKIGWLSWKRPGYTLGVMLRDYVKANPQVEGVMLAGHGIICWADSAKACYEHTVQLIADAANYLNAKLGSAPAFGGQKVAPNPDRAAIAADLMPRLRGFMTGARQKLGHFSDDAEALEFTGSADFERLAALGTSCPDHFLRTKIAPLTLDPARLQDDAYLAQKIADYREMYAAYYERCKRSNSPAMRDSNPVVVLVPGVGRITFATDKTTARLAGEFYGNAINVMRGAEAIGDYIALDEQEAFDIEYWLLEEAKLQRMPAPKPLVGKIALVTGGAGGIGAASAARLLREGACVVLADRAADAVEEVRAGFAKQFGKDVVRAAVCDVTDEAQVKAAIDVAAREFGGLDILVANAGIASSAPIEETTIELWNRNYDVLAQGYFLTARAAWPLMKRMKEQGGSSVVFIGSKNGVAAATNASAYASAKAAANHLARCLALEGAPHGIRVNTVNPDAVIKGSKIWDGDWRKERAGAHGIDSGKELEEHYRQRSMLKRDVLPEDIAEAVYFLGSDMSAKSTGNMINVDAGNAQAFTR from the coding sequence ATGAACGCCCACACCCCGATTACTGCCGCCCTTCCGTTCGCCGTGCCGGCCAGCCGTTGGGACGATGCGGTCGCTTCGCAGCTCAGCCCTGCCGAACTGCTGCTCTACCGCTCGAACCTGCTCGGCAGCGATCTGACGGTGACCAACTTCGGCGGCGGCAATACCTCAGCCAAGCTTGAGGAGGTCGATCCGCTTACCGGCGAGAAGGTCGAAGTGCTGTGGGTCAAGGGTTCGGGCGGAGATATCGGGTCGATGAAGCTCGATGGTTTTGCCACGCTCTATCAGGCCAAGCTGCTGGGGCTGGAGGCGCATTATTCTGGTCCTGACGATGACGACAAGATGGTCGGCTTCCTGCCGCACTGCACCTTCAATCTGAACGGCCGCGCGGCCAGCATCGACACGCCGCTGCATTCGTTGCTGCCGTTTGCCCATGTCGATCACGTCCACCCCGACGCGATCATCGCGCTGGCAGCGTCCTCAGGCGGCGAAGCGGCGACGCAGGAAATCTGGGGCGGCAAGATCGGTTGGCTCTCGTGGAAGCGCCCCGGCTACACGCTGGGCGTGATGCTGCGTGATTACGTGAAGGCGAACCCGCAAGTTGAAGGTGTGATGCTGGCGGGCCACGGGATCATCTGCTGGGCCGACAGCGCCAAGGCCTGCTACGAGCACACCGTGCAGCTGATTGCCGACGCTGCGAACTACCTGAACGCCAAGCTTGGCAGCGCACCTGCCTTCGGTGGCCAGAAGGTTGCGCCGAACCCGGATCGCGCTGCCATCGCCGCCGACCTCATGCCCCGTCTGCGCGGCTTCATGACCGGCGCGCGCCAGAAGCTCGGCCACTTCTCGGACGATGCCGAAGCGCTGGAGTTCACAGGCTCGGCCGACTTCGAGCGCCTTGCTGCACTGGGGACGTCATGCCCCGATCACTTCCTGCGCACCAAGATCGCACCGCTGACGCTTGATCCCGCGCGTCTGCAGGACGATGCCTATCTGGCGCAGAAGATCGCCGATTATCGCGAGATGTATGCGGCCTATTATGAACGCTGCAAGCGGTCCAACTCGCCTGCCATGCGCGATTCCAACCCGGTCGTGGTGCTCGTGCCCGGTGTCGGTCGCATCACCTTCGCCACCGACAAGACCACTGCACGGCTTGCTGGCGAATTTTATGGAAACGCCATCAACGTGATGCGCGGCGCCGAGGCAATCGGTGACTACATCGCGTTGGACGAGCAGGAAGCCTTCGACATCGAGTACTGGCTGCTCGAGGAAGCCAAGCTGCAGCGCATGCCTGCGCCCAAGCCGCTGGTCGGCAAGATCGCGCTCGTCACCGGCGGGGCAGGGGGCATCGGTGCCGCCTCTGCCGCTCGTCTGCTGCGCGAAGGTGCCTGCGTGGTTCTGGCGGATCGCGCAGCCGATGCGGTCGAGGAAGTGCGCGCTGGCTTTGCCAAGCAATTCGGCAAGGATGTCGTGCGCGCTGCCGTGTGCGACGTCACTGACGAAGCTCAGGTAAAGGCCGCTATCGATGTGGCGGCGCGCGAGTTTGGCGGGCTCGACATCCTCGTCGCCAATGCCGGCATTGCCTCGTCCGCGCCGATCGAGGAGACCACGATCGAGCTGTGGAATCGCAATTACGACGTGCTGGCGCAGGGCTATTTCCTTACCGCCCGCGCTGCCTGGCCGCTGATGAAGCGGATGAAGGAGCAGGGCGGTTCGTCGGTGGTTTTCATCGGTTCGAAAAACGGCGTGGCTGCGGCGACCAACGCCAGCGCCTATGCCTCGGCGAAGGCGGCAGCAAACCATCTCGCACGCTGCCTGGCGCTGGAAGGCGCGCCCCACGGCATCCGCGTCAACACCGTCAACCCGGACGCCGTGATCAAGGGCAGCAAGATCTGGGACGGCGACTGGCGCAAGGAGCGCGCCGGAGCCCACGGCATCGACAGCGGCAAGGAACTGGAAGAGCACTACCGCCAGCGCTCGATGCTCAAGCGCGACGTCTTGCCGGAAGACATTGCCGAAGCTGTCTATTTCCTCGGTTCGGACATGAGCGCAAAGTCCACCGGCAACATGATCAACGTCGACGCGGGCAACGCGCAGGCCTTCACGCGCTAA
- a CDS encoding cytochrome c family protein, with amino-acid sequence MKPVALIAAATLAVAGSAMAQQASGDPVRGKSVYARCAACHDLNTGATRLGPSLKGVVGRTSGTMPNFNYSEALKDKAVVWNAQTLDAFLGGPAKFAPGNRMAFPPLANPQDRADLIAFLEQSAR; translated from the coding sequence ATGAAGCCAGTCGCCCTTATCGCCGCCGCTACGCTGGCCGTCGCCGGCAGTGCGATGGCCCAACAGGCATCGGGCGATCCGGTGAGGGGCAAGTCCGTGTATGCCCGTTGCGCCGCCTGTCACGACCTGAACACTGGCGCGACGCGTCTTGGCCCGTCGCTCAAGGGCGTGGTGGGCCGCACGTCTGGCACAATGCCGAATTTCAACTATTCCGAAGCGCTCAAGGACAAGGCGGTTGTCTGGAATGCGCAGACTCTGGACGCTTTTCTTGGTGGTCCGGCGAAGTTTGCACCCGGCAATCGCATGGCTTTTCCTCCGCTGGCCAACCCGCAGGACCGTGCCGATCTGATTGCATTCCTGGAGCAGTCAGCACGCTAA
- a CDS encoding glycosyl hydrolase has translation MNIRRGLSVATILACSTLLSPVAFAEAPAADQGATSPDPLAQQFQDPPMEARPRVWWHWMNGNITKDGIAKDLDWMKRVGIGGLQNFDAGLQTPQVVDKRLVYMTPEWKDAFRFAASEADRLGLELAIAASPGWSETGGPWVKPEDGLKKVVWAETRLQGGKRFTGKLPMPPVTTGPFLDMPDSDPLAAITGEHGFKAPELYSDIAVLALPDTAAADVLPAFSSGGKPISAAELADASLQTGVTLPRGPAEAPTTLVASYAKPQTIRSATIAIPGAKSMFAGPTLDIRLESSIDGTAWQPVASLPVTGAPSTVSFKPVTARHFRLVFMPLPFNGSNMGDPAPGAIAGGFVEMIAASAKAPLEIKQFRLTSEIAVDQFEAKAGFAIARDYDALGEPDRGAVGVDPSRVIDLTGKMRPDGSLDWTPPKGRWRVIRFGSSLLGTTNHPAPPEATGLEVDKFDGNAVRRYLEHYIGTYKDAAGEDLVGKRGVRALLTDSIEVGAANWTPRMVEQFKRLRGYDPMPYLPALAGVVVGTRDQSDKFLRDYRQTLADLMASEHYGTVAKVAHENGLKVYGEALEDNRPSLGDDMAMRSHADVPMAALWTFSRKAGPNPSYLADMKGAASVAHVYGQNIVAAESMTSALAPWAYAPNELRRIIDLEFASGVNRPVVHTSVHQPVDDKVPGMSLAIFGQFFNRHEAWAELARPWVDYMARSSLLLQAGRNVADVAYFYGEEGPITALYGRKPIADAPKDHAYDFINRDALFDAIEVKDGEIVAKGGARYKAIQLGGSTRRMTVATLRRLAALVEAGATVVGQAPESSLALTDGDADFAALVAKLWSGSPVTRIGAGQVIASADIDAALAKAGVSSDFQMSGASADAEVLFVHRTLSDGDLWFLNNRKAVDERVEARFRITGKQPELWHADSGRSEPVSYRIEDGETIVPLTLGAESSVFVVFRKPAKSNALMIKKVVPTAVAKLDRPWQVAFQAGRGAPAGITLPKLASLSDQADPGVRYFSGMATYTSSFVLPKSVKSGAPLWLNLGEVGEIAEVSVNGKHVGYAWHKPYRVDLSGAVRNGVNSVEVKVANLWVNRLIGDAQPGAKKVTWTSFPTYSADAALRPSGLIGPVTLETAGEGQSNP, from the coding sequence ATGAACATCCGCCGGGGCCTTTCGGTCGCCACGATCCTTGCTTGCAGCACGCTGCTCTCGCCAGTTGCCTTTGCCGAGGCTCCTGCTGCCGATCAGGGCGCGACGAGCCCTGATCCACTGGCCCAGCAATTCCAGGACCCGCCAATGGAAGCGCGCCCACGCGTCTGGTGGCACTGGATGAACGGCAATATCACCAAGGATGGGATCGCCAAGGATCTCGACTGGATGAAGCGCGTCGGCATTGGCGGCCTGCAAAACTTCGACGCCGGGCTCCAGACCCCACAGGTCGTGGACAAGCGTCTCGTGTACATGACGCCGGAATGGAAGGACGCCTTTCGCTTCGCCGCCAGCGAGGCTGACCGCCTCGGCCTTGAGCTCGCCATCGCGGCTTCACCGGGTTGGTCGGAAACCGGCGGCCCGTGGGTGAAGCCTGAAGATGGGCTGAAAAAGGTCGTTTGGGCAGAAACGCGCCTTCAGGGTGGAAAGCGGTTCACGGGCAAGTTGCCGATGCCTCCGGTCACCACCGGGCCTTTTCTGGACATGCCGGATTCAGATCCGCTGGCTGCGATCACCGGCGAGCATGGCTTCAAGGCTCCCGAGCTGTATAGCGATATTGCGGTGCTCGCGCTGCCGGACACGGCAGCGGCAGACGTGCTTCCCGCCTTCAGTTCGGGGGGCAAGCCGATCTCTGCCGCGGAACTGGCGGATGCCAGCCTGCAGACTGGCGTGACCCTGCCCCGTGGTCCGGCAGAGGCGCCGACAACCTTGGTGGCGAGCTACGCCAAGCCGCAGACGATACGCTCTGCGACGATTGCCATTCCCGGCGCGAAAAGCATGTTCGCGGGGCCGACGCTCGACATTCGCCTCGAGTCCAGCATCGACGGCACCGCATGGCAGCCTGTCGCAAGCCTACCGGTCACCGGCGCGCCGTCGACCGTCAGTTTCAAGCCGGTGACAGCGCGTCATTTCCGTCTGGTTTTTATGCCCTTGCCGTTCAACGGCTCCAATATGGGCGATCCTGCGCCTGGTGCCATTGCAGGCGGCTTTGTCGAAATGATCGCGGCGAGCGCGAAGGCGCCGCTCGAGATCAAGCAATTTCGCCTGACTTCCGAAATCGCCGTTGACCAGTTCGAAGCCAAGGCGGGCTTTGCGATCGCACGGGATTACGATGCGCTCGGCGAACCAGACAGGGGTGCCGTCGGCGTTGATCCTTCGAGGGTCATCGACCTGACAGGCAAGATGCGCCCCGATGGCTCGCTCGATTGGACGCCGCCAAAGGGGCGGTGGCGTGTGATCCGCTTTGGGTCGAGCCTGCTTGGCACAACCAATCATCCCGCCCCGCCTGAGGCGACGGGTCTTGAGGTCGACAAGTTCGATGGCAATGCCGTTCGTCGCTATCTCGAACACTACATCGGCACCTACAAGGATGCGGCGGGTGAGGATCTCGTCGGCAAGCGAGGCGTTCGCGCTCTCCTGACCGATTCCATCGAGGTAGGCGCGGCCAATTGGACGCCGCGCATGGTCGAGCAGTTCAAGCGACTTCGCGGATACGATCCGATGCCCTACCTTCCCGCTCTGGCTGGCGTGGTCGTGGGCACGCGCGATCAGTCGGACAAGTTCCTGCGCGATTACCGCCAGACTCTCGCCGATCTCATGGCATCCGAACACTACGGGACAGTTGCCAAGGTGGCGCACGAGAACGGCCTGAAGGTCTATGGCGAGGCTCTCGAGGACAACCGTCCCTCGCTTGGCGATGACATGGCAATGCGCAGCCATGCCGATGTGCCGATGGCCGCCCTGTGGACCTTCAGCCGCAAGGCCGGACCCAACCCCAGCTATCTCGCGGACATGAAGGGCGCAGCCTCGGTAGCGCATGTCTATGGCCAGAACATCGTTGCGGCAGAATCGATGACGTCTGCCTTGGCGCCGTGGGCCTACGCTCCCAATGAATTGCGCCGCATCATTGATCTGGAGTTCGCCAGCGGCGTGAACCGCCCGGTCGTGCACACTTCGGTGCACCAGCCGGTTGACGACAAGGTGCCAGGCATGTCGCTGGCCATCTTCGGCCAGTTTTTCAATCGCCATGAAGCATGGGCCGAACTTGCCCGGCCGTGGGTCGATTACATGGCGCGGTCCTCTCTGCTCCTGCAGGCAGGCCGCAACGTTGCCGACGTTGCCTACTTCTACGGCGAGGAAGGACCGATCACGGCCCTTTATGGGCGCAAGCCGATTGCCGACGCACCCAAGGACCATGCCTATGATTTCATCAATCGCGATGCGCTGTTCGATGCGATCGAGGTGAAGGATGGAGAGATCGTCGCCAAAGGCGGGGCGCGCTACAAGGCGATCCAGCTTGGCGGATCGACGCGGCGCATGACCGTCGCGACATTGCGGCGCCTCGCTGCGTTGGTCGAGGCGGGTGCAACCGTCGTCGGTCAGGCGCCCGAAAGCTCGCTCGCGCTGACAGACGGCGATGCCGATTTCGCAGCACTGGTCGCGAAACTGTGGTCTGGCTCACCGGTGACGCGGATTGGGGCAGGGCAGGTCATCGCCTCTGCCGATATCGATGCTGCACTTGCGAAGGCGGGCGTGTCGTCGGACTTCCAGATGTCGGGAGCCAGTGCCGATGCCGAGGTGCTGTTCGTCCACCGCACCTTGAGTGACGGCGATCTGTGGTTTCTGAACAACCGCAAGGCGGTGGATGAGCGGGTAGAGGCGCGCTTCCGTATCACCGGAAAGCAGCCGGAACTGTGGCACGCCGATAGCGGGCGTTCGGAGCCTGTATCCTACCGCATCGAAGACGGCGAAACGATCGTCCCACTGACGCTAGGTGCCGAGAGTTCCGTTTTCGTCGTGTTCCGCAAACCCGCCAAATCGAACGCTTTGATGATCAAGAAGGTCGTGCCCACTGCGGTGGCCAAGCTGGACCGGCCATGGCAGGTCGCCTTCCAGGCAGGACGTGGCGCACCTGCAGGAATCACTTTGCCGAAACTGGCATCGCTGAGCGACCAGGCCGATCCGGGTGTCAGGTACTTCTCGGGCATGGCGACCTACACCAGCAGCTTCGTCTTGCCCAAGAGCGTCAAATCTGGCGCGCCGCTTTGGCTCAACCTCGGCGAGGTGGGCGAGATCGCCGAAGTATCCGTCAATGGCAAGCACGTCGGCTATGCCTGGCACAAGCCCTACCGGGTCGATCTGTCCGGTGCAGTGCGGAATGGCGTGAACTCGGTAGAGGTCAAGGTTGCGAACCTATGGGTCAATCGCCTGATCGGCGATGCACAACCCGGTGCGAAAAAGGTGACCTGGACGTCGTTCCCGACGTATAGTGCCGATGCAGCGCTCCGCCCGTCAGGGCTGATCGGCCCGGTTACGCTTGAGACTGCGGGGGAGGGGCAGTCGAATCCCTGA
- a CDS encoding MarR family winged helix-turn-helix transcriptional regulator: MATAEISRQSVVPDLDLDDLDSVLGLHIGTVNTLFVTRLEKRLDPMSVTPKQVAILWLVNANPGVKQTDLSKFFQIERPTVHQFVRQLIKNNFVVNEPSKLDRRAGGLWLTDEGREVLSRARQAIAEHETELTSALTGKEKSELFRILMKLYLSAPAKD; this comes from the coding sequence GTGGCAACGGCAGAGATCAGCAGACAATCGGTCGTACCCGATCTTGATCTCGATGATCTGGATTCCGTGCTCGGCCTGCATATCGGCACGGTCAACACACTGTTCGTGACGCGCCTCGAGAAGCGTCTCGATCCCATGAGCGTGACCCCCAAGCAGGTTGCCATTCTCTGGCTGGTGAACGCCAATCCGGGCGTGAAGCAAACCGACCTTTCCAAGTTCTTCCAGATCGAGCGGCCGACAGTCCACCAGTTCGTCCGTCAGCTGATCAAGAACAACTTTGTGGTGAATGAGCCTTCGAAGCTCGATCGTCGTGCCGGCGGCTTGTGGCTTACAGACGAAGGGCGCGAGGTCTTGTCGCGCGCCCGTCAGGCGATTGCCGAACATGAGACGGAATTGACTTCGGCCCTGACGGGGAAGGAAAAGTCCGAACTGTTCCGCATCCTCATGAAGCTTTATCTTTCGGCGCCAGCCAAGGATTGA
- a CDS encoding ATP-binding protein — translation MSASIVIGADRSGASVRIDVEELLATRLLVQGNSGSGKSHLLRRLLEESASIVQQVVIDPEGDFVTLAEPFGHVVVDGSAYDGPEIAKLAARIRKHRASVILALDGLELEAQMRCAAVFLNTLFDAPRDEWYPALVVVDEAQMFAPAAAGDVTDEVRRLSLSAMTNLMCRGRKRGLAGVIATQRLAKLAKNVAAEASNFLMGRTFLDIDMARAADLLGMERREAEKIRDLERGHFLGLGPAIARRPVSVRIADVQTRARNVVQGLMPLPNAAGAEMESILLSEPLAMESPPRAPEPDAPPPESGELLEQIEGYVPAAEQVEPPETPSLFEAEETAASIASILAEMATEPDCTFQPASQLYQDFTVRCRMLRILPGMDLGAFRRRFAMAVAGIHDDKAAQWQDLLRIGKDVPDDLLAPFLTLARAAVEGAPCPDDERLAEIYGTRSSGRIRRLLEHLEKGNLIVVRTDYGGRRSVGIPALGKTTAPVEA, via the coding sequence GTGAGCGCATCAATCGTCATCGGCGCCGACCGGTCCGGCGCGTCTGTCAGGATCGACGTCGAGGAACTTCTTGCCACCCGCCTGCTCGTGCAGGGCAACAGCGGGTCGGGCAAGTCGCATCTGCTGCGCCGGTTGCTGGAAGAGAGCGCGAGCATCGTCCAGCAGGTAGTGATCGACCCGGAGGGCGATTTCGTTACGCTGGCTGAACCCTTCGGCCACGTCGTCGTTGATGGATCGGCCTATGATGGCCCGGAAATCGCAAAGCTTGCCGCACGCATTCGCAAGCACCGCGCCTCGGTGATTCTCGCGCTCGACGGGTTGGAACTCGAAGCGCAGATGCGGTGTGCAGCCGTTTTCCTGAACACCCTGTTCGATGCCCCGCGCGACGAGTGGTACCCGGCGCTGGTGGTGGTCGACGAGGCGCAGATGTTCGCGCCGGCCGCCGCGGGTGATGTGACCGACGAAGTACGCCGCCTCAGCCTCTCGGCAATGACCAACCTGATGTGCCGGGGGCGCAAGCGCGGGCTGGCGGGTGTTATCGCCACCCAGCGCCTCGCCAAGCTGGCCAAGAACGTTGCCGCCGAAGCATCGAACTTCCTGATGGGGCGCACTTTCCTCGATATCGACATGGCGCGTGCGGCCGACCTCCTCGGCATGGAGCGGCGCGAGGCCGAAAAGATCCGCGACCTGGAGCGCGGGCACTTCCTCGGCCTTGGCCCTGCGATTGCCCGGCGACCGGTCAGCGTGCGCATTGCCGATGTCCAGACCCGCGCGCGCAACGTGGTGCAGGGCCTGATGCCGCTCCCCAACGCAGCTGGCGCGGAGATGGAATCGATCCTGCTGTCCGAGCCGCTGGCGATGGAATCGCCGCCTCGTGCTCCCGAACCGGATGCGCCGCCGCCGGAAAGCGGCGAGTTGCTCGAGCAGATCGAAGGGTACGTGCCGGCCGCCGAGCAGGTCGAGCCACCTGAAACGCCCAGCCTGTTCGAGGCGGAGGAAACCGCGGCGAGCATCGCCTCGATCCTGGCGGAGATGGCGACGGAGCCCGACTGCACATTCCAGCCTGCGTCGCAGCTTTATCAGGACTTCACCGTCCGCTGCCGGATGTTGCGCATTCTGCCTGGCATGGACCTCGGTGCGTTCCGCCGCCGTTTCGCCATGGCGGTTGCCGGCATCCATGACGACAAGGCCGCGCAGTGGCAGGATCTTCTGCGCATAGGCAAGGACGTGCCTGACGATCTGCTCGCGCCGTTCCTGACACTCGCACGCGCGGCCGTTGAAGGTGCACCATGCCCGGATGACGAGCGTCTCGCCGAAATCTACGGCACGCGCTCATCAGGCCGCATTCGCCGTCTGCTGGAGCATCTCGAGAAGGGTAACCTCATCGTGGTCCGAACCGACTATGGCGGCAGGCGCTCGGTGGGCATCCCGGCGCTCGGCAAGACCACGGCACCAGTCGAGGCCTGA
- a CDS encoding TIM barrel protein, producing the protein MGAGRGGTRFAKFPIAGEPTNIHEKLEDCAVIQQLSRVTPRVSPHFPWDKVSDFKALREEAAALGLGWDAVNSNTFQDQVGQAHTYANGSLAAHDAATRQQAVDHNIECIEIGRQLGSTDLTVWVGDGTNFPGQQDLGRSLDRYLEAASKIYAALPDDWRMLLEHKMFEPAFYSTVISDWGSSILAAQELGPKAKCLVDLGHHAPNVNIEQIVARLHRFGKLGGFHFNDSKYGDDDLDSGSINPHQLFLVFNELVEAELNPRDGFNPSYMIDQSHNVTDPIESMLSSAETITQCFAKAQLVDREALHAAQEANDTMMAFQALRRAYNVDVAPILAKARVEAGGAIDVLEAYRLSQYRGRKAQERKAVGLGAGIV; encoded by the coding sequence GTGGGGGCTGGCCGTGGCGGCACGCGGTTTGCCAAGTTCCCGATTGCCGGCGAGCCGACCAACATTCACGAGAAGCTGGAAGATTGTGCGGTCATCCAGCAACTCAGCCGCGTCACCCCGCGCGTGTCCCCGCACTTCCCGTGGGACAAGGTCAGCGACTTCAAGGCATTGCGTGAAGAGGCTGCTGCGCTCGGCTTGGGTTGGGACGCGGTAAATTCGAACACGTTCCAGGATCAGGTTGGCCAGGCGCATACTTACGCCAACGGATCGCTTGCCGCGCACGACGCCGCCACGCGCCAGCAGGCAGTCGATCACAACATCGAGTGCATCGAGATCGGCCGACAGCTCGGTTCCACCGACCTTACGGTGTGGGTGGGTGATGGCACCAACTTCCCGGGGCAGCAGGACCTTGGCCGTAGCCTTGACCGCTATCTCGAAGCGGCTTCGAAGATCTATGCCGCGCTGCCCGATGACTGGCGCATGCTGCTGGAACACAAGATGTTCGAACCGGCCTTCTATTCGACCGTGATTAGCGACTGGGGCTCCTCGATCCTTGCGGCGCAGGAACTTGGTCCGAAGGCCAAGTGCCTCGTCGATCTCGGCCACCACGCTCCGAACGTGAACATCGAACAGATCGTTGCCCGCCTGCACCGCTTCGGCAAGCTTGGCGGCTTCCACTTCAACGACAGCAAATATGGCGATGACGACCTCGACAGCGGGTCGATCAACCCGCACCAGCTGTTCCTGGTGTTCAACGAACTGGTCGAAGCCGAGCTAAATCCGCGTGACGGCTTCAATCCAAGCTACATGATCGACCAGTCACACAACGTGACCGATCCGATCGAATCGATGCTGTCGAGCGCCGAGACGATCACCCAGTGCTTCGCCAAGGCGCAACTGGTCGACCGCGAGGCGCTGCACGCGGCACAGGAAGCCAACGACACGATGATGGCGTTCCAGGCCCTGCGCCGCGCCTACAACGTCGACGTTGCGCCGATCCTCGCCAAGGCGCGAGTGGAAGCGGGAGGGGCCATTGATGTGCTCGAAGCCTACCGCCTCAGCCAGTACCGCGGTCGCAAGGCGCAGGAGCGCAAGGCGGTCGGACTGGGCGCAGGCATCGTCTGA
- a CDS encoding LacI family DNA-binding transcriptional regulator, whose product MDDVARLSGVSLKSVSRVINGEPHVSATLRAKVEAAIAELNYVPDAAARSLAGSRTFIIGLLLDNPSPHYTMKIQKGVYDVVRSQQYHLRIDNIDSTVPNAQFSALLEALIRNNRCDGFVLTPPLSDNLLLLDFLEARKIRYVRIAPALDNARGPGIAIDDAAAAAAMARHLWDLGHRRFAVMRGPASHRAAARRRDGFIAELERLGNTAPVIDADGGFSFEGGIAAGETLIAQSPRPTAVFACNDDSAAGVMAACSKAGLKVPDDISVCGFDDSWIARSVWPYLTTVYQPIEEMGQAAAALLLRRDEQEGKISELGFKLVIRDSTAPPPQSQA is encoded by the coding sequence ATGGACGATGTGGCACGTCTTTCAGGCGTGTCGCTGAAAAGCGTGTCTCGCGTCATAAATGGCGAACCTCACGTATCGGCAACCCTGCGAGCAAAGGTCGAGGCTGCGATTGCAGAGCTCAACTATGTGCCTGATGCAGCCGCCCGCTCGCTTGCCGGATCACGCACATTCATCATCGGCCTGCTGCTGGACAATCCCAGCCCGCACTACACCATGAAAATTCAGAAGGGCGTCTATGACGTCGTACGCTCCCAGCAATATCATCTGCGCATCGACAATATCGATTCCACCGTACCGAACGCACAATTTTCTGCGCTATTGGAAGCCCTGATCCGTAACAATCGCTGCGACGGGTTCGTGCTGACCCCGCCGCTGTCGGACAATCTGCTCCTTCTCGACTTTCTCGAGGCGCGCAAGATTCGCTATGTCCGGATCGCCCCGGCGCTGGATAATGCGCGTGGTCCCGGAATTGCCATCGATGACGCTGCAGCAGCTGCTGCCATGGCCAGGCATCTGTGGGACCTTGGTCATCGCCGCTTCGCAGTCATGCGGGGGCCGGCGTCGCACCGGGCCGCAGCCCGCCGGCGAGACGGCTTCATCGCCGAACTGGAGCGGCTCGGCAACACCGCGCCGGTGATCGACGCCGATGGCGGGTTTTCTTTCGAAGGTGGAATTGCCGCCGGCGAAACCCTGATCGCCCAAAGTCCTAGGCCGACCGCCGTCTTCGCCTGCAACGACGACAGTGCTGCCGGCGTGATGGCAGCTTGCTCGAAGGCAGGCTTGAAAGTGCCGGACGACATCTCCGTCTGCGGCTTCGACGACAGCTGGATTGCGCGGTCAGTCTGGCCCTATCTGACGACCGTGTATCAGCCAATCGAGGAAATGGGCCAGGCGGCCGCAGCCCTCCTGCTCAGAAGAGACGAGCAGGAAGGCAAGATTTCCGAGCTTGGGTTTAAGCTTGTAATCAGGGATTCGACTGCCCCTCCCCCGCAGTCTCAAGCGTAA